The following coding sequences lie in one Corynebacterium humireducens NBRC 106098 = DSM 45392 genomic window:
- a CDS encoding low molecular weight phosphatase family protein, with protein sequence MTTTPSVLFVCVGNGGKSQMAAALAAKHAGDRLEIHSAGTKPGSKLNAQSVEAIAEVGADMSQGTPKGIDPELLRGVDRTVILGADAELELPADARGTLERWVTDEPSERGIEGVERMRLVRDDIDARVQQLVAELAG encoded by the coding sequence ATGACCACCACACCTTCCGTCCTGTTCGTCTGCGTCGGCAACGGCGGCAAGTCCCAGATGGCCGCCGCACTCGCCGCCAAGCACGCCGGCGACCGCCTGGAGATCCACTCCGCCGGCACGAAGCCGGGCAGCAAGCTCAACGCCCAGTCCGTCGAAGCCATCGCCGAGGTCGGCGCGGACATGTCCCAGGGGACGCCGAAGGGCATCGACCCCGAGCTGCTGCGCGGGGTCGACCGCACCGTCATCCTCGGCGCCGACGCAGAGCTTGAGCTGCCCGCGGACGCGCGCGGAACGCTGGAGCGCTGGGTGACCGACGAGCCGTCGGAACGCGGCATCGAGGGCGTCGAGCGCATGCGCCTGGTGCGCGACGACATCGACGCCCGCGTCCAGCAGCTCGTCGCGGAACTCGCGGGCTGA
- a CDS encoding ArsR/SmtB family transcription factor — MTAVQILPLADLSACCSLGTDPLTDDEANRYAALFKVLAEPARLQILSQLAAGGCGPVSVNELTDLIGLSQPTVSHHLKKLTEAGLLERIREGRTVTHRVRPELFAELRTVLQMD, encoded by the coding sequence ATGACCGCCGTGCAGATTCTCCCCCTGGCCGACCTCTCCGCATGCTGCTCGCTCGGCACCGACCCGCTCACCGACGACGAGGCCAACCGCTATGCCGCGCTGTTCAAGGTGCTCGCCGAGCCCGCCCGGCTGCAGATCCTCTCCCAGTTGGCTGCCGGGGGCTGCGGCCCGGTCAGCGTCAACGAGCTGACGGACCTCATCGGGTTGAGCCAGCCGACGGTCTCCCACCACCTGAAGAAACTGACCGAGGCGGGGCTGCTGGAGAGGATCCGGGAAGGCCGGACCGTCACTCACCGGGTCCGTCCCGAGCTCTTCGCCGAGCTGCGCACCGTCCTGCAGATGGATTAG
- the arsB gene encoding ACR3 family arsenite efflux transporter, with protein sequence MTAPVRPPRMSFLDKYLPVWIILAMAAGLIIGRTVPGIGDALGALEVGGISLPIALGLLVMMYPPLAKVRYDKTREITADKRLMAVSLILNWIVGPALMFALAWIFLPDEPELRTGLIIVGLARCIAMVLVWSDLSCGDREATAVLVAINSVFQVLMFGVLGWFYLQVLPSWLGLETTSAEFSFWSIVTSVLVFLGIPLLAGVLSRVIGEKVKGRRWYESKFIPAISPLALIGLLYTIVLLFSLQGEQITSQPWTVARVAIPLLAYFVGMFAIALFASKASGMGYAQSASVSFTAAGNNFELAIAVSIGTFGATSAQALAGTIGPLIEIPVLVGLVYVMLWVGPKLFPNDPTLPTGRTPSTNHTTAKETVAS encoded by the coding sequence ATGACTGCACCAGTCAGACCCCCTCGTATGTCCTTCCTCGACAAGTATCTCCCGGTATGGATCATCCTCGCCATGGCCGCCGGCCTTATTATCGGACGCACTGTCCCCGGGATCGGCGACGCCCTTGGTGCGTTGGAGGTCGGCGGCATCTCGCTGCCGATCGCCCTCGGCCTGCTGGTGATGATGTACCCACCCCTGGCCAAGGTCCGCTACGACAAGACCCGCGAGATCACCGCCGACAAACGCCTGATGGCTGTCTCCCTGATCCTCAACTGGATCGTCGGCCCGGCCCTGATGTTCGCCCTGGCCTGGATCTTCCTGCCCGATGAGCCGGAGCTGCGCACCGGCCTGATCATCGTCGGACTGGCCAGGTGCATCGCCATGGTGCTCGTCTGGTCCGACCTGTCCTGCGGCGACCGCGAGGCCACCGCCGTGCTCGTGGCCATCAACTCCGTCTTCCAGGTCCTCATGTTCGGCGTCCTGGGCTGGTTCTACCTGCAGGTCCTGCCTTCCTGGCTGGGCCTGGAGACGACCTCCGCGGAGTTCTCCTTCTGGTCCATCGTCACCTCCGTCCTCGTATTCCTGGGTATCCCGCTGCTGGCAGGTGTGCTGTCCCGGGTGATCGGCGAGAAGGTCAAGGGCCGGCGCTGGTACGAGTCGAAGTTCATCCCCGCGATCTCGCCGCTGGCGCTGATCGGTCTGCTCTACACCATCGTGCTGCTCTTCTCCCTGCAGGGTGAGCAGATCACCTCCCAGCCCTGGACCGTGGCACGGGTGGCGATCCCGCTGCTGGCCTACTTCGTCGGCATGTTCGCCATCGCACTGTTCGCCTCGAAGGCGTCCGGGATGGGCTACGCCCAGTCCGCGTCGGTGTCCTTCACCGCCGCGGGCAACAACTTCGAACTCGCCATCGCCGTATCCATCGGCACCTTCGGCGCCACCTCCGCCCAGGCGCTGGCCGGCACCATCGGCCCGCTCATCGAGATCCCCGTGCTCGTCGGCCTCGTCTACGTCATGCTGTGGGTGGGACCGAAGCTCTTCCCGAACGATCCCACCCTGCCGACCGGCAGGACGCCTTCCACCAACCACACCACTGCAAAGGAAACCGTCGCATCATGA